Proteins encoded by one window of Chrysemys picta bellii isolate R12L10 chromosome 10, ASM1138683v2, whole genome shotgun sequence:
- the LOC135973731 gene encoding uncharacterized protein LOC135973731: MESQDRKRAPAWTEREVRDLLAIWGDESVLAELRSSKRNGKVLEKVSKAMKDRGHNRDTQQCRVKIKELRQAYHKAREANGRSGAEPQTCRFYAELHAILGGAATTTPTVCYDSVNGETHREEGSGNEEDEDGGTVGSSQQQGSGETGFPNSQDMFVTLDLEPVTPELTQDPEGTQGTSAANVSPSQRLVNIRKRKRRTRDDMFTELQMSSHADRAQQNAWRQSMSDMRKAQYEREERWRAEWRDEKSKWRAEDDRWRQLADRRQESMLRLLEHQTDMLQRMVELQERQQEQRSPLQPLFNQQPSSPSSIASSPRRPRTRWGGPPATQSLHPR; encoded by the exons atggagtcccaggatcgcaaaagagctccagcatggaccgaacgggaggtacgggatctgctcgccatatggggagatgaatcagtgctagctgaactccgtagcagtaaaagaaatggcaaagtattagaaaaggtctccaaggccatgaaggaccggggccataacagggacacacagcagtgccgcgtgaaaattaaggagctacggcaagcctaccacaaagccagagaagcaaacggaaggtccggggcagagccgcaaacttgccgcttctacgcggagctgcatgccattctagggggtgcagccaccactaccccaaccgtgtgctatgactccgtcaatggagaaacacacagggaagagggttcggggaacgaggaagatgaggatggaggtactgtaggtagctcacagcagcaaggaagcggagaaaccggtttccccaacagccaggatatgtttgtcaccctggacctggaaccagtaacccctgaactcacccaagaccctgagggcacacaggggacctctg ctgcaaatgtttctccttcgcagaggctagtgaacattagaaagagaaaacggaggacgcgggacgatatgttcacggagctccagatgtcctcccacgctgatagagcacagcagaatgcgtggaggcagtcaatgtcggacatgagaaaagcacaatatgaacgagaggagaggtggcgggctgaatggcgggatgaaaagagtaagtggcgggctgaagatgataggtggcgtcagcttgcagacagacggcaagagtcaatgctccgtctgctggagcatcaaactgatatgctccagcgtatggttgagctgcaggaaaggcagcaggagcagagatcgccgctacagcccctgtttaaccaacagccctcctccccaagttccatagcctcctcacccagacgcccaagaacacggtggggggggcctccggccacccagtcactccaccccagatga